A section of the Humulus lupulus chromosome 2, drHumLupu1.1, whole genome shotgun sequence genome encodes:
- the LOC133817723 gene encoding cytokinin hydroxylase-like, whose translation MSMVVVVVMVLKGVLLVLMSLLARAVYNMLWCYWLTPRRIRKIMDRQGVRGPEPRLLVGNILDMAALIEKSTSHDMNSITHDVVSRLLPHYVAWSKQYGKRFIYWNGIEPRMCLTETELIKELLSKYSNISGKSWQQQQGSKHFIGRGLLMANGQDWYHQRHIVAPAFKGDKLKSYAGYMVECTKKMLQTLEKEVVSGRAEFEIGEYMTRLTADIISRTEFDSSYEKGKQIFHLLTVLQHLCAQASRRLCVPGSRFLPSKYNREIKSLKSEVERLLMEIIQSRRDCVEIGRSSSYGNDLLGMLLNEMQKQKRGNMGFSLNLQLIMDECKTFFFAGHETTALLLTWTVMLLASNPKWQDSIRAEVKQVCKGHDPTVDHLPKLTLLNMVINESLRLYPPASVLPRMAFEDIKLGDLHIPKGLSIWIPVLAIHHSEELWGKDANEFNPERFASKSYIPGRFIPFASGPRNCVGQAFAMMEAKTILAMLISKFSFIISDSYRHAPVVVLTIKPKYGVQVCLKPIQD comes from the exons ATGTCgatggtggtggtagtagtaatgGTGTTAAAGGGTGTGCTATTGGTGCTGATGAGTTTACTGGCGAGAGCCGTGTACAACATGCTTTGGTGCTATTGGTTGACACCGAGACGCATCAGGAAAATCATGGATCGGCAAGGAGTGCGTGGGCCTGAACCTCGCCTTCTCGTTGGTAACATCTTGGACATGGCTGCTCTCATAGAAAAATCAACTTCGCACGACATGAACTCCATCACACACGACGTCGTTTCCCGTCTCTTACCCCATTATGTCGCCTGGTCTAAACAATACG GGAAACGGTTTATATACTGGAATGGAATCGAACCAAGGATGTGTTTAACGGAGACTGAATTGATTAAAGAGCTATTATCAAAGTATAGTAACATATCGGGGAAATCGTGGCAACAACAACAGGGGTCTAAACATTTTATTGGGCGTGGCTTATTGATGGCCAACGGCCAAGATTGGTACCACCAGCGTCACATCGTTGCCCCTGCATTCAAGGGGGACAAACTCAAG AGCTATGCGGGGTacatggtggaatgcactaagaaGATGCTCCAAACACTAGAGAAAGAAGTGGTCTCGGGTCGAGCCGAGTTCGAAATCGGTGAGTACATGACTCGACTCACCGCCGACATAATATCCCGGACCGAGTTCGATAGTAGCTACGAGAAAGGGAAGCAAATATTCCATCTTTTAACAGTTTTACAACATCTCTGTGCTCAAGCAAGTCGCCGTCTTTGTGTACCCGGAAGCCG gtTCTTACCAAGTAAGTATAACAGAGAAATAAAGTCATTGAAATCAGAAGTGGAGAGGTTACTAATGGAGATAATCCAAAGCAGAAGAGACTGTGTTGAGATTGGTAGAAGTAGCTCGTATGGAAATGATCTTCTTGGTATGCTGCTTAATGAAATGCAAAAGCAAAAGAGAGGGAATATGGGATTTAGTTTAAATCTTCAACTTATAATGGATGAATGTAAGACTTTTTTCTTTGCTGGACATGAGACTACAGCCTTGTTGCTGACGTGGACTGTCATGTTACTAGCGAGCAATCCTAAATGGCAAGACAGCATTCGTGCCGAGGTCAAACAAGTTTGCAAAGGCCACGATCCCACCGTTGACCATCTCCCTAAACTTACCTTG TTAAATATGGTAATAAACGAATCACTGAGGCTTTATCCACCGGCTAGTGTACTCCCCAGAATGGCGTTTGAAGACATAAAACTAGGCGATCTTCATATCCCAAAGGGGCTATCGATATGGATACCAGTGCTTGCAATCCACCACAGTGAGGAGTTATGGGGTAAAGATGCAAATGAGTTCAACCCAGAAAGATTTGCTTCCAAATCATACATTCCTGGCCGGTTCATCCCATTCGCATCCGGTCCAAGAAATTGCGTAGGTCAAGCTTTCGCCATGATGGAAGCTAAGACAATTTTGGCCATGTTAATCTCTAAATTTAGCTTCATCATTTCAGATAGTTATCGCCATGCTCCTGTCGTTGTCCTCACCATAAAGCCTAAGTATGGGGTTCAAGTTTGTTTGAAGCCTATTCAAGATTGA